Within the Triplophysa dalaica isolate WHDGS20190420 chromosome 2, ASM1584641v1, whole genome shotgun sequence genome, the region GGCGGCAAATAGATCTCAGTATGTGCAATGATGAATGCTGaataaagatgatttaaaatgatattaaacaaTACTTTatgttcaaacatttttttaacataattttttgcCTTTAATGGTATAGAACAgtagagaaagacagagagaggggaTGTGTATTGGAATGTGACCCATGTCAGATGGGAACCAAGTGTACTGACCACTGCGCTACAACGCTGACGTTCAataatgcattctgattttgagAATTATTATGATTAATGCTACGAGAAGTCGTTTTTAATATGATTTCATGAtgattcatataaattaaatatttcaacatattaaaaatgctaattcttccagtaaatcaaataaagtgTCCCATGGTAGCAAAACTTTAACAACATTAACTTTGCTTTTTAAGAACAAATAAATCAGATCTGGTTTTCAACTTTGTGTATAcagaatacaaatatatattttttgacatACTAAGCATTTAAGTAGAAACATTTGGTCACAAGGATACCAAATGGAGTTCTGTAAGTTGATGTGctctaataaaatatatgttttgtaaaacaaaaagcttCAAACATCTTTCTAGATCTCTGTACTGTATTACATGTGATTTGAGTTttcatggtgtgtgtgtgtgcgcgcgtgtgcgtgtgtgcgtgtgtgtgtgctagtgtgtgtgtgtgcatgtgtgtgtgtgtgagttcagcaccatggacagcagcAGTCTGTCAGAACTCTTACTAATATTCACCTCTAGATGGAGCCACAACAGTTATTCATACATCATCACATCTCTGTGTCTACTTTGTcgttaatatttatttacatttacattcatgcatttggcagacacttttacccaaagcggcttacattgcatttacaCAGTGCTATGCATTATATTTGTAAAGCAAGATATTTCACTTATTTACACTTTTATGgcaataataaaagaaaaacaattatctaaaaaaacaccaaacagAACAACTCTACTATTGCCTGGAGCAAGCAACAATTTAACCTGCGATTATTTAAAACACTCTTGATCATACAAAAACTCACTCAGTCTCTCTCTTCATTAAATGTCTCTACTGCTTTATCCGGTTTCAATCTAGCCAACCACAGTGAAGACAGAGCAAGATACAAAATACAGAGGagagaaacatgaacataaaacaaacatgtcagTGACACACACTACTATATACagtgtgaaaaacaagaaagaaaaaaacaacaacacatccCTGGATTTAATCCAAAtcataattaaaattaaacttttaccTCTAACAGACTTTCCAAACTAAGAGAAAATAGCcttaataaattatgaaaacaaacttgtgcagaCAAAAGAGACTCATGGAAACTTTTTTGAGCATTTCCTGTTTAATGACATTCTTATCTGCCTTCATGTTTGATTGATACAAGACAACACGATCTACACTTCTGGTTTCTATGATCAAGAGATAAATAGTAAGCAAAAGAAAACCACAAGAGCAGTTCAGAAGAAATTTCAATCAGACAATTTCCAGCCTCTTGCAGCTCTgagtttttcttaaaataaaaagtattaaaatgttctttcatAGCATATAAACATGTAACTTTTAGTTTAACGCTTTGCTGATGTTATGAGTTTACCCTCTTTCATGTTCACTTTCCAAAAGTTTAAAAGTAAGAGACTTTGTAgaaaacagcacaaaaaaacacacatttgttttaaaacaggaAGTGTTTGAACAACTTTAGTTGAGTCTTGTGCAGTAAATGACAGAAGCGTACTCAGTTAAAATCTCGTCCTTACTGAAGGTGACTGAAACAGAATCTTCACGCTTGTGGAAACTGACAGCAGCGtacacaacatcatcatcatcagaggaggggattgtgggtaattgTGCATTATGGTATATTTGGGCTGATCCACAATCTGAGAGAGAatgcattttattgtataaactGTAACAGCCACAACTCaagccattaaaaaaattcactaaataatcaaatgtgtgcttgtgtgagtgcgtgtgcttgtgtgtgtgagtgtgtgtgtgcgtgagtgtgtgtgtgatcatcACCTTGTGTCTTGTTGTGTTTGAATTTATAAACTTTAATCAGAGTGATTCCTCCAATCAGCAgcagaatcacacaaacacacacaatcgtcatcatcttcatcactgAGGAATctgaaactaaacaaacaaagtaaTAACAGATAAAATGACACACAGACACGTGTATAATagttacacacacaacatctgtaTTTCTCTGCATTCAGTCCTATGTGGTCACACTGTTGGTTTCCTGAGTCAGTCCTGCTCATCAGACAAAAAATAACAGTGAGGTGCATTTGTGAGAAAACTATGTGAAGATATGTTTTTAACAGCTGTGGTTCACATGTGGGCAGGTGGGGCAGTTCtgctataaatatataaaacataaattgtcTAAACTTGTAAATGAATTCAATATTAtttcaacaaacatttttttgtgttttagactATTTTAAGTTGTAAAGTGGGATGGATATGTACAAGTATATACATTTAGAGGGTTGGTTGTCTATTGTATGTCATGGTTGTAATGTCCCTTGTTGTATGATGAACATCTGTATGATCACtattatgctgctgcccctttaagagcacTCTCTACAGATATACGGATCTAATGCACAGTGACGcgtatgttttgttttccagCTGTTAATGTTCATAAAACGGACTACTTTTACAATGACCCTTGCTAATATGGGAATTTTGaagtaattttgtgtttatttgtttattaattaacGCGTTATCTTTCCCAGCCCTAATTCTAAGAGATATTTACTGCATGTCAATAATTATCATAGTAACAACCTCAGTCTGATTTATGCAAGGAAACTAGAGTTATGCAACGTTTTCAGCATGTGTTTaggcatttaaatgtaaaccttAAATTACTTTACTAAAGTTATTGAAACGCATCTGTGACTGTGGTGGCcaaattaaaatagtttagaTCTTAAATGAACTTCTCTAACCTCTGGTGACGTTTAAATGCACTTTAGTGATGATGTGAGATCCACACCAGTATATCCCAGAATGCTCTTCTCTCAGATGACTGATGTTTACAGTAAAGACTCCAGTAGATGTTTCATCACTTAAAGAGAATCCATCATCTCTGATTGACTGTAATGAAACTCCATCATTGACACACATTGAGACTTCATGTGCTTTACAGAAGACTTTCTGATATTCAGCGTGATGTTTGCACTCCATTGACATGTTGTCTCCTTCACTCTTATTCAAGAGAAGTTctttaaagaagaaataataaagattcacattcaaacaaagtcagtttttatattcattattagTGAAAATGTCTCTCACCCtgtttgatgataataatgagATGAGTGTAAAGATAAATCACGTCTGTTTCTAATGTCACTGCACAGCAGTATTTCCCAGCATCCTCTGCTGTCAGTCCAGTGATGTTCACACTAAACACACTTGCTGTCATGTCATCATTCACACTCCATCTGTTCATCTCCATCAGAGTATTTTTATCTGTACAACTCttcaacagtttttttgtctttgatgtATAGATGGGATCATAAGGGCAAATGATCTGAGCAGATCCTCCTTCATCTCCAAATACTAGgcacagaaaacacaataatgAGAATAAGAATAACAACAATTACAAATAATAAAGAGAGAATGTTCTCACTGATGAGTTTAAGTTGAACTTTAGTGGTGAGAGAGATGAAAGTGAAATCTGTGTGACTGGTTTCTGCTCCACACCAGTAAACTCCAGCATCTCTCACTGTCACATCACTGATGATCacagtaaaaacacttttatcagAGAAATCATTTAGTTTCACTTCAGATCTGCTGACGGTTTGACAGATGTGATTTTCATCCTCTTTACAGAAGAGTTTTGGACTGAATTGATGTTCCTCTGGGATCTGACAGGTAATATTGACTTCATCACCAACAGAAACAGATTTATTCACTTTCTGTGTCAAAGATCGATCTTTAAAccaagagaaaataaaattaaaaactacAACAGATAAAACACATGCAGAATCATTAAGATCTTAAGCTTCTCACCGTCTTTAATCTGGAGCTGGACTTGAGTGAATGTGTCAGTATATTGAGATGGATTCACTCCACACCTGTATGTTCCAGCATGTCCAGCGTTCAGTTCTCTAAAATACACCATCAAGACTCCTGCTCTGGTGTCGTCATATAGACAAACATCTCCATTGTCCATCCATTGATCCTGAACTGATGGATACTTCCTCTCACAACATCCATCTGATTCTTTACTcacatattttgtgttgcttttgtATTGATGGTGATGACACTTGAAGATGATTCCACCTGCTGAGTATCCGCTCGCTCTGACCACACCCACTTTACCTGTCAATCAGAAACATCACATGAGAATGAATCAGTGTCTTCATCAAATATTACAGCAAAAACACAGACTGTGTGAATTTACAGCAGATGTTCTTGAGAGATTCTTCTACTCACTCATAATGTGAAGATGAACAGCAGTAAGAATGGAGTAACTGTAGGAGGTTTTGTTGAGATAAACTCCACATAAATAAACTCCTGCATCTTCTGATCTCACATCAGTTATTCTCACACTGAAGAGATTATTATATTTGTCATCAGAAATACTGAATCTCTCATCTTTATGCCATGTGCTGTAGATTGTCTCAACGGagtattttctctctttaaatatgatcttattattagttttataaTCCAGAGAATATTGACAGGTGAAGTTTGCAGTTTGTCCAGTATTCACCATCACTCTCTGTGACGCCCCACAACATGAATCTGTCAATCACATATGaagacatttatttcacaatcaTCAGTAGCTTTGACATGATCAGTAGATACTTCACTCATGTTTAAAATAACTCACTTTCTTTCACTTTCAGAATTATTTTAGTAGACCATTTGTCATCAACACCAATCAGGTATGTTCCAGAATCCTGTGTGTTCACATCTCTGATGAAAATCATTATGTGTCCGTTTTCTGTGCAGAACAGAGTGAATCTTTTCTCTTTAATCCATTTACGATGGTCATTATTCTTTATTAGGATATTCCATTTATTATTGTTCCAGATATATAGATATTGTTTAACATCACTAAGCCAAAGTTTGTGTGAATCCACAAGAACACTTCCTCCAGAATATCCGATCACATCGATGCATCTCACAGCACCTGTCAATCAGATTGATGGTGTCAGAAAGCTCATCTAGTCTTTCATTTGTGTGTCCAGTGATATAAATGAGTGAAATAAGTGTATTATGacatgaagagaaagagaaaagttgTGACCTGAGATGATGAAGAAGGTGAAGATGAGGAGGATGTTCATTGTGACTTGAGTTCAGCTTCACAGCAGCTCTGTTGATCTTCTTGATGCTGaatgttgtctgtgtgtctctacATGTGACTGCTTgactttcttcctctttcttcagctcttATCAGTGATCATCAGCTTTACTGGCCCCGCCCACTATCACCAGTGACTCAACACGTCATTCATCACACTCACACAGCACCTCTAGCTGGTGCTACAATCATgttctttcaaatgttttacaaatagatattcttacaaaatgaaattacaaaaattacaaacaagTATTTAGGTGCACATTCCGACACCTAGTGTAAAAGAGCTTAAAATACTTAATTGATATAGCCCAAGGAAGATAAAGAGTTCCTTACTACACTCCCCCATTTTCTCACCCATCATCCAAATCTCTTTCAAAGTCTATTTTTGTCCCAACTCATACATCTTCCCTTTAAACATTTCCCTTTCTGAGTGATATGTTTGACacatcccagatagcaaatgtttgcggcccaaatctggcccacaccttactccccatactttactcatctggcccacatacggcgtggaatgatggcatgGTGcagtccgctcctgtttgccagatttgggccacaggcatgccaaagctgtgccacatgtcaaacatcagaacaaataaagcagagctgaaccaaatataaacaacagttcactTCAATTCTgacccagatttatcccaaaaccaacacctttctgtgctcctgtttgacagaatttatattgaGTTTCaattgaaatgcttgcgttgaacatgacagttccaaacaaaagtaaaaaatcattggtctctcttacattggttactgtgtatagaccccctgggccttacactaattttctgatagagttcgcagacttcttatcggatctattggttaacgtcgataaagtactgattgttggagattttaatatccacgtagacagtgctaacaatccattagctgtggcgtttaaagaactactagactcttgtggtgtaacacaatacatcaatagacctactcatcgccttaatcataccctagacttgattatatctcacggagccgatctaaccaatatcgatattatacctcaaagcgacgatgtttccgatcaccatcttataacatgtacactgcgcactgcagaaatcagttgtatatctcgttatcgacagggtagaacaatcacctcaactactaaagatagttttgtaaagaa harbors:
- the LOC130435801 gene encoding uncharacterized protein LOC130435801 encodes the protein MNILLIFTFFIISGAVRCIDVIGYSGGSVLVDSHKLWLSDVKQYLYIWNNNKWNILIKNNDHRKWIKEKRFTLFCTENGHIMIFIRDVNTQDSGTYLIGVDDKWSTKIILKVKENSCCGASQRVMVNTGQTANFTCQYSLDYKTNNKIIFKERKYSVETIYSTWHKDERFSISDDKYNNLFSVRITDVRSEDAGVYLCGVYLNKTSYSYSILTAVHLHIMSKVGVVRASGYSAGGIIFKCHHHQYKSNTKYVSKESDGCCERKYPSVQDQWMDNGDVCLYDDTRAGVLMVYFRELNAGHAGTYRCGVNPSQYTDTFTQVQLQIKDDRSLTQKVNKSVSVGDEVNITCQIPEEHQFSPKLFCKEDENHICQTVSRSEVKLNDFSDKSVFTVIISDVTVRDAGVYWCGAETSHTDFTFISLTTKVQLKLIIFGDEGGSAQIICPYDPIYTSKTKKLLKSCTDKNTLMEMNRWSVNDDMTASVFSVNITGLTAEDAGKYCCAVTLETDVIYLYTHLIIIIKQELLLNKSEGDNMSMECKHHAEYQKVFCKAHEVSMCVNDGVSLQSIRDDGFSLSDETSTGVFTVNISHLREEHSGIYWCGSHIITKVHLNVTRVSDSSVMKMMTIVCVCVILLLIGGITLIKVYKFKHNKTQDCGSAQIYHNAQLPTIPSSDDDDVVYAAVSFHKREDSVSVTFSKDEILTEDLNTQDSGTYRIGVESKWSIDMSLNVKEVPPAFGDEGGSAQIICPYDPIYTSSSKKLLKSCTDKNTLMEMNRWSVNDDMTAKLLLNKREGDNMSMECKHHAEYQKVFCKAHEVSMCVNDGVSLQSIRDDGFSLSDETSTGVFTVNISHLREEHSGIYWCGSHIITKVHLNVIRDSRSLPTIPSSDDVLYAAVSFHKHEDSVSHVSVTFSKDENLTDYTTVRNNSRLK